Proteins encoded together in one bacterium BMS3Abin08 window:
- a CDS encoding hypothetical protein (carbon storage regulator homolog), protein MLVLTRRSEESIRLGEDIVVKVFEIKGNQVRLGIEAPKGMRIYREELFQKIADENILSSKTDNLTFGRLKEVFKKE, encoded by the coding sequence ATGCTGGTATTGACAAGGAGGTCAGAAGAGTCCATACGGCTTGGAGAGGACATAGTTGTAAAGGTGTTTGAGATCAAGGGGAACCAGGTTAGGCTTGGCATTGAAGCGCCAAAGGGAATGAGGATTTACAGGGAGGAACTTTTTCAGAAGATTGCGGATGAAAATATACTTTCCTCCAAAACCGACAACCTGACCTTTGGCAGGCTAAAGGAGGTCTTTAAAAAGGAATGA
- the fliW gene encoding flagellar assembly factor FliW — protein MTTVNTSRFGELEVSEDRIVHFPEGLIGFPRLKRYMLLDYKDTSIQWLQAVDDPDVAFIVATPFLISSGYQFDLPDSAKEVLSAEDPSGLVVLVILRVEDEKRVIANFHGPLVLNSKNMTGIQLALEDKSINQYTGVVDLA, from the coding sequence ATGACCACGGTAAACACGAGCAGGTTTGGCGAACTTGAGGTTTCAGAAGACCGTATTGTTCATTTCCCGGAGGGCCTTATCGGCTTTCCACGGCTGAAGCGTTACATGCTTCTCGATTACAAGGATACGAGTATACAATGGCTTCAGGCCGTGGATGATCCGGATGTGGCATTTATTGTTGCAACCCCCTTTCTCATCAGTAGCGGGTATCAGTTTGATCTGCCCGATTCAGCAAAGGAGGTCCTTTCAGCTGAAGACCCTTCCGGTCTTGTAGTCCTGGTGATCCTGAGGGTCGAGGATGAAAAAAGGGTGATTGCAAACTTCCATGGTCCTTTAGTTCTTAACTCCAAAAACATGACGGGGATTCAGCTTGCCCTTGAAGACAAGTCGATAAATCAGTACACCGGAGTTGTCGATCTGGCGTAA
- the pfp gene encoding pyrophosphate--fructose 6-phosphate 1-phosphotransferase, producing the protein MSDNLGIVVGGGPAPGINGVISSAAIEAINSGLNVLGIRDGFRRLYAGDMEAARPLRIEDVSMIHIRGGSLLRTSRDYPAGLKAGLKRMMKTLFALNIRYLITIGGDGTSYMARLIESESLGRVSVVHVPKTIDNDLPLPGGMPTFGFETARDLGVKLVKNLMEDARTMGRWYFVTTMGRYTGHLALGIGKAAGATVIVIPEEFSEKRLSFRKVADVLEGSIIKRLFFRRDYGVAILAEGIADRLNLAELKKYEEITKDETGRVRLSEIQLGRVMKHFVQEDLEKRGIRTTIVDKNIGYELRAADPVPFDVEYTRNLGYGAVRYLLNGGSGAMIVMYDGHLRPIPLKDLVDPLTDRTRIRSVSIRSEGYEVARKYMIRLDRTDFRKERIGGLAEVAGMTPGEFKKRFYYLVKNDLPGF; encoded by the coding sequence ATGTCTGACAATCTCGGTATAGTCGTTGGTGGCGGTCCGGCCCCGGGGATCAATGGTGTAATCAGCTCTGCAGCCATTGAGGCGATAAACTCCGGCCTGAATGTCCTCGGAATACGTGACGGGTTCAGGAGGCTCTATGCCGGTGACATGGAAGCCGCCCGCCCCCTCAGGATAGAGGATGTCTCCATGATACATATCAGGGGGGGCTCGCTGCTGAGGACGTCAAGGGATTACCCCGCCGGTCTCAAGGCAGGACTTAAGAGGATGATGAAGACCCTCTTTGCACTTAATATCAGATATCTCATTACTATAGGCGGGGACGGGACTTCCTATATGGCAAGGCTCATCGAAAGCGAGTCCCTCGGCAGGGTCTCCGTGGTTCATGTTCCAAAGACCATAGATAATGACCTGCCCCTGCCCGGAGGGATGCCGACCTTCGGGTTTGAGACAGCGCGGGACCTTGGTGTAAAGCTGGTGAAAAACCTCATGGAGGATGCACGGACGATGGGACGGTGGTATTTCGTCACTACCATGGGCAGATATACAGGGCACCTTGCACTTGGAATCGGTAAGGCCGCAGGGGCGACAGTGATTGTTATCCCGGAGGAGTTTTCCGAAAAGAGGCTTTCCTTCAGGAAGGTTGCAGATGTACTGGAAGGGTCGATAATTAAAAGGCTGTTTTTCAGGAGAGACTATGGGGTTGCTATACTCGCCGAGGGAATAGCAGACAGGTTGAACCTCGCGGAATTAAAGAAATATGAAGAGATAACAAAGGATGAAACAGGGAGGGTCAGGCTTTCCGAGATACAGCTCGGAAGGGTGATGAAACATTTTGTGCAGGAGGACCTTGAGAAGAGAGGGATAAGGACAACCATAGTTGACAAAAATATCGGTTATGAACTAAGGGCTGCCGATCCGGTTCCCTTTGATGTGGAGTATACGAGGAACCTCGGTTACGGGGCGGTCAGATATCTCCTGAATGGTGGTTCAGGTGCCATGATCGTCATGTACGATGGGCATCTGAGGCCGATTCCCCTTAAAGACCTTGTGGATCCACTTACCGACAGGACAAGGATCAGGAGCGTGAGCATAAGGTCAGAGGGGTATGAGGTTGCAAGAAAGTATATGATAAGACTGGACAGGACCGATTTCCGGAAAGAGAGGATCGGGGGGCTTGCAGAGGTTGCCGGGATGACGCCCGGGGAGTTTAAGAAGAGGTTTTACTATCTCGTCAAGAATGACCTCCCCGGTTTTTGA